Part of the Candidatus Dormiibacterota bacterium genome is shown below.
TCGCCTCGGAGGCGGTGAGGCTGCCGCTGACACCGAACACCATCAACGCCGACGCGCACGCGCCTACGGCGACACGCCAACTCGTCGCTCTCACGGAATCCCCTCCCAGCTGTCGGTCCGCCGGCTGCATGACGGACCGGTGCGAGCATACCCCCGAATCGGCGGCCGTGGACGTTTGCGGCACGCTCCGCCCGATTCGAGCGCAAAAGGCCGACACCCAGGGCGGCATTTGCAATCGCGTAATCCCGGCGTGATCCTGACACGGTGCTGAACCAGCGTACCGCCGGCCCGCCGCTGCGGCTGGGCGCATGCCTGTCGCTGAGCGGCCCGTACGCCCGCTTCGGCCGGCAGGCGGCCGCCGGGCTGGAGGCCTGGCGACGCCTCGACGGGGCGGCCGAGGTGGTGGTGGAGGACGACGGCGGCGACCCCGCGCGGCTCGACGCGCTGCTGCCGGGGGTCACGGCGCGCTGCGACCTGCTCCTCGGGCCCTACTCCACCGGCCTGATGCGCCGGGCGGCGCGGCTGATCGGGGAGTCCGGGGGGCTGCTCTGGAACCACGGCGGCGCCGGCGACGACGTCCAGGCCGCCGCTCCCGGCCATGCCGTCTCGGTGCTCGCGCCCGCAAGCGGCTATGCCGCGCCGTTCCTCGAGCGGCTGGTGACAACCGGTGGCCCGGCACCGCTGTGGCTGGTCGAGGGCTCGGGCCGCTTCGCCGCCCAGGTGTGCGCGGGCGCGGAGGCGGCGGCGCGGGCCCTCGGCGTGGAGACGGTGCGCGGCGCGCCCGACGGCCACGGCGAGGGCGGGTGGGACCTGCTCTGCGCCGGCTCGTTCGAGGAGGACGTCGCCGCGGTGACCGCGGCCCGCGCCCTGCCCCGCCCGCCCCGGACGGTGGGCGCGGTGGCCGCGGGTGTGCGGGAGTTCGGCAGCGCGGTGGACGGCCCCGAGGGCGTCCTCGGAGTGGCGCAGTGGTTCCCCGGGCGGCCCGCCGCCGTGGACGTCGGTCCCACCGAGCCGGACTTCCTCGCCGCCTACCGGGCGGTGGCCGGGACCGCTCCCGACTACCCGGCGGTGCAGGCGGCGGCGGCGGCGGCGCTGGCGGCCCACTGCGCCCGCACCGCCGGGGGTCTGCACCGCCAGAGCCTGTGGGCGGCCGCCTGCGGGCTCGCCTGCGACACCCTGTTCGGCGGCTTCCGCATCGACCCGGTGACCGGTGCCCAGACCGGCCACCGGACCGTGCTGGTGCGCTGGACCGCGGCCGGCCCGACCACCTGACCAGGCTCCACGAGCGCTGCGTCAGCGGTTCTCCAGTGGTTCTCCAGCGGCCTCCGGCAGGCTGGCCGCCGTTGGAACCGCTGCAGGCGGACACCGCTCCCGGCGAACGGGAGGAGGTCGACCCGCGAGGAGGACTCGGCATGAAGGGCACGGCAGGACGGCACCCGCGCCGCGACGCAGGCGTATCGCTCGCCGCCGCGGGCGCCGTCTCTCTGATGGTGGCGGCCACCGCGACATGGGCGTCCACCCCGGTACGGGCCAGCGCGGTGGGATGCACCTGGGCCCCCTACGGCGACACCTGCATGGGCGTCTCCGGCAACGGCCTCCACGTCGACAGCGTGCGGGTCTCGCGCGGAAAGTCCGACAGGTCGCTGATCTGCGACTACTCGGCCACGGTGACGGTCAGCGGGGTGCGGCAGGTCTGGCGCAGCGGCGCCCACTCCGGCTGCACCCCCGCCGACGCCTGGATGGACATCGCCATCAACCGCGACTTCGCCGACCAGTCCCAGATCTGCGGGCGGTTCTTCGAGGGCACGGCACAGCAGGGTGGCGCCGTGTGCGAGACGATCCACCGGTGACGGAGGGGCCACCGCTGCCGATCCGCTGACGGCGCTCCGACCGCTGGGATCAGCAGACGGGAAGCCCGAGCGGTGGGACCTGGCCGGGCCGCTTGGGCAGGCTGGTGTAGAGGTCGGGGACCCAGGTGCCGTCGTCCAGCCGGTCCCAGACCGTGGAGGAGGGCTGGGGCGCCGCCTGCAGCTTGTTGTCGATCACCAGCCCGCCGTGGAGGTCCTGGCACACGATGCGGATGGGCGTGGTCTCGCCGAGCGCGGGCGGGATGCGAGGGGCGTCGCGTGCGGGGCCGCCGCGGGGCCACACCCCCTGGCTGTTGGCGTCGCAGCTGTGCGCGACGACGGCCGCGACCCCCAGACCCGGACCCAGCTCCCGCGGCTCGGGGAGAGGGGTCGCATGCAGGCACGGGGAGGGGGCCGGGGGCGGCGTTCCGGTTCGCGCACGCAACACCCCGACCGATGAGACACCGGCGACCAGCAGCGCGGCGGTGGCGAGCAGGCGGGCCCGCGGAGGCCACCGCCGGGGCGCGAGCAGCGGCGCCGCCGGAGGAGTCCGGGGGGGCGGCGCCGTGGCCGTCCCGGGCGGCGGCGGCTCGCCTCCCGGTGACGGCAGCAGCAGTGACGGCTCCTGGCGGAGGATCGACCGCTCGAGCCGCTGCAGCTCGGGCGAGGGGCTGATGCCGAGCTCCTCGCGGAGGCGGCGGTGCAGCTCCCGGTAG
Proteins encoded:
- a CDS encoding ABC transporter substrate-binding protein, translating into MLNQRTAGPPLRLGACLSLSGPYARFGRQAAAGLEAWRRLDGAAEVVVEDDGGDPARLDALLPGVTARCDLLLGPYSTGLMRRAARLIGESGGLLWNHGGAGDDVQAAAPGHAVSVLAPASGYAAPFLERLVTTGGPAPLWLVEGSGRFAAQVCAGAEAAARALGVETVRGAPDGHGEGGWDLLCAGSFEEDVAAVTAARALPRPPRTVGAVAAGVREFGSAVDGPEGVLGVAQWFPGRPAAVDVGPTEPDFLAAYRAVAGTAPDYPAVQAAAAAALAAHCARTAGGLHRQSLWAAACGLACDTLFGGFRIDPVTGAQTGHRTVLVRWTAAGPTT
- a CDS encoding AfsR/SARP family transcriptional regulator, with translation MEYRILGPVAVVGPDGPLALGGPKQRALLGILVLAAGSAVSVDRLVAALWDQPPETAVNILQGHVRDLRRLLGRDALVTQAPGYLLQADPMQIDAHQFEQGACEARRLLTSDPATAALRLRDALALWRGPVLADVVYPSVPAEITRLDELRIATLEDRVDADLALGAHADLAGELGALLADHPGRERLSGQLMLALYRAGRQEEALTAYRELHRRLREELGISPSPELQRLERSILRQEPSLLLPSPGGEPPPPGTATAPPPRTPPAAPLLAPRRWPPRARLLATAALLVAGVSSVGVLRARTGTPPPAPSPCLHATPLPEPRELGPGLGVAAVVAHSCDANSQGVWPRGGPARDAPRIPPALGETTPIRIVCQDLHGGLVIDNKLQAAPQPSSTVWDRLDDGTWVPDLYTSLPKRPGQVPPLGLPVC